From Anopheles darlingi chromosome 2, idAnoDarlMG_H_01, whole genome shotgun sequence, the proteins below share one genomic window:
- the LOC125951529 gene encoding uncharacterized protein LOC125951529, with product MDSRFSSLASAGGSLKIINIGASQTSSSSSTGGVGGGRVVHSTATIARDPFPHQSGGQTFTIANEPILLQLHDGKQYLVDESSISNIDQMPPENLIYMNPTSAVIDDGSFETTEELVQLVTSEEMAETSGPLQSNDPSNEQHEQQQQQQQQYKECEELVMEEVITDDWVQSQDDECVTVSIDQLGGSTVGGTTLEDDISVPLDQDKYTLSRPFPCDFCSRRFRKMTSLEQHLLCHSNVRLHTCNLCNTHFEKRSDLTVHLQQHAFLSNENDETFASDHGGDYDTTISRPNQQYRAHHSSDDDETAIYIENAGMGYNAQPPMQLISTSPSYGSAHASPNRSLMDGVGPSTMSGSNAFTDQQSHRTKQARSPRSGRSTRPYIKQEPGTSSSYPNENEVSPSVPFPVKDPRKPFVCQQCGVGFAREKALDSHSRIHGGDSKIECSVCGEMFWNPTQLQSHVRQRHPEGEQKGARKRKASAVTTTHTTKTSSSSSSASRGHAFEVETHNDDDFDLLLDPPHDCDNCGASFSQPERLKRHIQQMHGLLPSIIIKQSYDPSIVKQEVNIDISTGYEYQQNQVQQRHQQQELDDHDPEEDDEEEVDSGDDYSDDRTVVTLDKSSVYEGHLSPLETELAVPIKCQLCGETFQSEHEIKQHLQEQHMEQMTPTSCVICGKRCTNHASLIKHSWDHSRVRRHCCPQCDKTFHHKARLKRHMESHRNKSVKCQQCGESFPDGRSLMNHRHSHTKSSKFPCTVCGKTFGSRSSQQIHLRIHTGERPYACRFCWKAFADGGTLRKHERIHTGEKPYGCSVCTKAFNQRVVLREHIRAHHSQIDSKRGTPEQPYYCDACGALFASSIELVQHLIEHSDKTTADKRKPQIFPRKYKRRRKLKPQELERLQNGRRKKKPSTAAITRSTSQEDFDEDDVQEATSTKQSQAQDDSNEQGDDHEEDTDSSIDQPSDTTSANNSLDNGDASLKISSELFLDYGGGSVQKVIASPKFISPYELLDDAQKEADELTTKPSSHKLIPLPNAGVDGEIIIMDDHGINLLSEVVLVHGVNNNHDKSKKATAETKQPKVAGSVPRTISSPVKAKHTSSSSSSPSTKDSRNKKQVHASAGTLTKSGVSSAYNAVTGGANNATPTVTTSANSMETFSALASSRSHGSRALPSYVREISSSRISSGSFPLLDDGKSAHDTLEDEEAMIGEQSIDHATTDGRGSTVGSEERRRRRRHFSSTSSCYDHGTANDEDELNELNQRLLTEISNRDRYTDRYNSDIVNDLAEILRSPIKTVPINGPPRDILATPSAQRALQFFETPTTTGLSSVDALLPLDGVKLEIVDEDAPPSEVEKREEASRRRNNNKDSQSSKQHTKRVSSGSMRTGSSPLRIPRLTRRQLEKEINFLKEAFGGGDDTSTGVPDALPVEAFGRQSGDSFSIDEDKSTVKIGHSAKINASEELATMLLNDQIPTTSGRQRERQEKEDIEATMEGNAVTIVKQEAVDYSEDIDNDDDMFGGFGSDVGQEASDGESTDLQSATDSSFAGFRCSICDECFEERKQLMLHVQLHI from the exons ATGGATTCTCGGTTCTCCTCGCTAGCATCGGCTGGCGGAAGTTTGAAAATCATCAACATCGGAGCCagccaaaccagcagcagcagcagtactggcggtgttggtggggGTCGCGTGGTGCACAGCACCGCGACGATCGCCAGAGATCCGTTCCCGCATCAATCTGGCGGGCAAACATTTACGATTGCAAACGAACCGATCCTGTTGCAATTACACGACGGTAAACAATACCTCGTTGATGAGAGTTCGATCAGCAACATCGATCAGATGCCACCAGAGAATCTAATCTACATGAACCCGACGTCTGCCGTCATTGACGATGGGTCGTTCGAAACGACAGAAGAACTGGTCCAACTGGTAACTTCCGAAGAAATGGCGGAAACCAGTGGACCGCTGCAGTCGAATGATCCTAGTAATGAAcaacatgagcagcagcagcagcaacaacaacagtataAGGAGTGTGAGGAGCTGGTGATGGAAGAAGTGATCACCGATGATTGGGTGCAATCGCAGGACGATGAGTGCGTGACGGTATCTATAGATCAACTTGGTGGTAGTACCGTTGGCGGAACTACCCTAGAGGACGATATTTCAGTTCCGCTCGATCAGGACAAGTACACACTGTCGCGACCCTTCCCCTGTGATTTCTGCAGCCGTCGGTTCCGGAAAATGACCAGTCTGGAACAACATCTGCTATGCCATTCGAACGTGCGGCTGCACACTTGCAATCTATGCAACACGCACTTCGAGAAGCGCAGTGATCTGACGgtccatttgcagcagcatgcatttCTGTccaacgaaaacgacgaaacgTTTGCCAGCGACCACGGAGGAGACT ATGATACGACAATCTCCCGCCCTAATCAGCAATACCGAGCGCATCATTcgagtgatgatgacgagactGCAATTTACATTGAGAATGCCGGTATGGGCTACAACGCTCAGCCACCAATGCAGCTCATATCGACTTCACCATCCTACGGTAGCGCGCATGCTAGCCCTAACCGATCGCTTATGGATGGTGTAGGACCTTCGACGATGTCCGGTAGCAATGCCTTCACCGACCAgcaatcgcatcgcaccaAACAGGCCAGATCGCCGCGTTCAGGACGTTCAACTCGTCCTTATATTAAACAGGAACCAGGCACTAGCTCTTCCTacccgaatgaaaacgaagtATCGCCGAGTGTTCCCTTCCCGGTGAAGGATCCACGCAAACCGTTCGTTTGTCAGCAGTGCGGTGTGGGGTTTGCACGTGAAAAAGCACTCGATTCGCACTCACGCATCCACGGGGGTGATTCGAAGATTGAGTGTAGTGTATGTGGGGAAATGTTTTGGAATCCGACGCAGCTGCAGTCACACGTACGCCAGCGACATCCGGAGGGAGAACAAAAGGGTGCCAGGAAACGCAAAGCCAGCGCtgtaacaacaacacacaccacaaaaacatcttcctcctcctcctcagcgTCACGAGGACATGCGTTTGAGGTCGAAAcgcataatgatgatgatttcgatctgctgctggatccTCCACATGACTGTGATAACTGCGGTGCGTCATTTTCCCAGCCAGAGCGCCTGAAACGGCACATCCAGCAGATGCACGGATTGCTGCCATCCATCATCATAAAGCAATCGTACGATCCGTCAATCGTAAAGCAAGAAGTAAATATCGATATATCGACCGGATACGAGTACCAACAGAATCAGGTGCAGcaacggcatcagcagcaggagcttgatgatcatgatccagaggaggatgacgaggaggaagtggaCTCGGGTGATGATTACAGTGACGATAGAACAGTGGTAACGCTGGACAAGTCTTCCGTATACGAAGGTCATCTATCGCCGCTTGAGACAGAGCTAGCGGTACCGATCAAATGTCAATTGTGTGGGGAAACGTTTCAAAGCGAACATGAAATCAAACAGCATctgcaggagcagcatatGGAGCAGATGACACCGACATCGTGCGTGATATGCGGCAAACGTTGCACAAATCATGCTTCTCTCATAAAACACTCGTGGGACCATTCGCGCGTCCGTCGGCACTGTTGCCCGCAGTGTGACAAAACGTTCCACCACAAGGCCCGCCTGAAGCGCCACATGgaatcgcatcgcaacaaGTCAGTCAAGTGTCAGCAGTGTGGCGAAAGCTTCCCCGACGGACGCAGTTTGATGAACCATCGACATTCGCACACCAAATCCAGTAAGTTTCCGTGTACTGTGTGTGGCAAAACGTTTGGTTCGCGATCATCTCAGCAGATACATCTTCGTATTCATACGGGCGAGCGGCCTTACGCATGTCGGTTCTGCTGGAAAGCGTTCGCCGATGGTGGCACGCTGAGAAAACATGAACGGATCCATACGGGCGAAAAGCCGTACGGGTGTTCAGTCTGTACCAAGGCGTTCAATCAGCGTGTAGTGCTTCGCGAGCATATTCGGGCCCATCATTCGCAAATCGATAGCAAACGAGGTACGCCCGAACAGCCCTACTACTGTGACGCCTGTGGTGCGCTCTTTGCTTCGTCGATCGAGCTTGTGCAGCATCTGATTGAGCACAGCGATAAGACAACCGCGGACAAGCGTAAGCCACAAATCTTCCCGCGTAAATACAAACGTCGTCGGAAACTGAAACCGCAAGAGCTGGAACGGTTACAGAACGGCCGCCGCAAGAAGAAACCCTCAACAGCCGCCATCACCAGGAGCACTAGCCAGGAGGACtttgatgaggatgatgtgcAAGAGGCAACTAGTACGAAACAATCACAAGCACAAGATGACAGCAACGAACAGGGCGATGATCATGAAGAGGACACTGACTCAAGCATCGACCAACCGTCGGACACAACAAGCGCTAATAACTCCCTGGACAACGGCGATGCATCATTGAAAATATCTAGCGAACTGTTTCTAGATTACGGCGGTGGTTCCGTTCAGAAGGTTATCGCTTCTCCGAAATTCATCTCGCCTTACGAGTTGCTCGACGATGCCCAAAAGGAGGCAGATGAGTTGACAACTAAACCTTCATCACACAAACTAATACCGCTGCCGAACGCTGGCGTAGATGgagagatcatcatcatggacgATCACGGCATTAATCTGCTGAGCGAAGTGGTGCTCGTCCATGGAGTGAACAACAATCATgataaatcgaaaaaagcCACGGCAGAGACGAAGCAACCGAAAGTCGCCGGTTCTGTGCCACGCACAATAAGCAGCCCCgtgaaagcaaaacatacctcatcatcctcatcatccccGTCGACGAAAGACAGCCGGAATAAGAAACAGGTACACGCATCTGCCGGCACTCTAACCAAATCTGGTGTCTCTTCCGCTTACAATGCTGTGACAGGGGGCGCAAATAATGCTACTCCAACCGTGACGACATCCGCGAACAGCATGGAGACATTTTCCGCCTTGGCGAGCAGCCGATCGCATGGCTCTCGTGCCCTGCCTTCGTATGTTCGGGAAATATCGTCCTCTAGAATCTCTTCCGGAAGTTTCCCTCTGCTAGACGACGGCAAAAGCGCGCACGATACTCTGGAAGATGAGGAGGCGATGATTGGCGAGCAAAGTATCGATCATGCGACAACGGACGGACGTGGTAGTACTGTTGGTAGTGAAGAGCGTCGAAGACGGCGGCGACATTTCTCGTCGACAAGCAGTTGCTATGACCACGGCACAGCAAACGATGAGGACGAGCTTAATGAACTGAATCAAAGACTGCTGACCGAGATTTCGAATAGAGATCGCTACACTGATCGCTACAATAGCGACATCGTGAACGATCTGGCGGAAATACTGCGTTCACCTATCAAAACTGTGCCAATAAACGGGCCACCACGTGACATACTGGCGACACCGTCTGCCCAGCGTGCCCTACAATTCTTCGAAACACCCACTACCACCGGTCTGTCCAGCGTGGATGCACTACTACCCCTTGATGGGGTAAAGCTAGAGATTGTAGATGAAGACGCACCACCGTCTGAAgtcgaaaaaagggaagaagctAGTCGTCGGCGTAACAACAATAAGGATTCCCAATCATCAAAGCAACATACGAAAAGAGTTTCATCCGGCAGTATGCGCACCGGATCGTCTCCGCTACGTATTCCGCGGTTAACAAGGCGCCAGTTAGAAAAGGAGATAAACTTTTTAAAGGAAGCTTTTGGAGGAGGAGACGATACCTCTACCGGCGTCCCGGATGCATTGCCAGTCGAGGCCTTTGGAAGACAGAGTGGAGATAGTTTTTCTATCGATGAAGACAAATCTACGGTAAAGATTGGACATAGCGCCAAAATCAATGCCTCCGAGGAGTTGGCTACAATGCTGCTCAACGATCAGATTCCCACCACTAGCGGGCGGCAACGTGAGAGGCAGGAAAAGGAGGACATCGAAGCGACCATGGAAGGCAATGCGGTTACTATCGTCAAACAGGAGGCGGTTGACTATAGCGAAGATAttgataacgacgacgatatgTTCGGTGGTTTTGGGTCCGATGTGGGACAGGAAGCGAGCGATGGAGAATCGACGGACCTTCAATCGGCTACTGACTCGTCGTTTGCCGGCTTTCGATGCTCGATATGTGACGAGTGTTTCGAGGAGCGGAAACAACTAATGCTACACGTTCAGTTGCACATCTAA
- the LOC125951542 gene encoding dnaJ homolog subfamily C member 7 isoform X1 has protein sequence MSDVVIDLVNDSETDDIITIDDQPEKDCSDEAMEMKEVEDSPTLNESSDVEFVEMNNQMLAEEKKNLGNDEYKSKHYESALRFYSEAITLSPQTAAYYGNRSACYMMLGDYRSALNDVKTAITIDDKYEKGYIRMAKCSLALGDVIGTDQAIRKFLNLDPSNTALREEISNLKVLREQNEKATACYDKKDYRTCLYHCDSALKIAPGSVPCKLLKAECLALLERFEEACDIAITIMQANSTNADAIYVRGLTLYYSDNLEKGLLHFERALMMDPDHKKAKLMRQKAKQLKEKKESGNELFKTGKYRDALTVYSDALTLDAQNKDINSKLYYNRALVNMKLGNLREAINDCSSALVLNEKYLKALMQRAKLHYTMENFEESVKDYEAAVKLNRTAELKNLLKDAKLQLKKSKRKDYYKILGVPKMASEDEIKKAYRKRALVHHPDRHANATAEEKREQERKFKELGEAYTVLSDPVKKSRYDSGHDLEDFGHSADIDPHHIYRQFMPSDFGFGFPGGNCSNGSNFTFHFG, from the exons ATGTCCGACGTTGTGATCGATTTAGTGAACGACTCCGAAACGGATGATATTATAACGATCGATGATCAGCCGGAAAAGGATTGCAGTGACGAGGCCATGGAAATGAAAGAGGTGGAGGATAGTCCCACACTAAACGAATCCTCCGATGTGGAGTTTGTGGAAATGAACAACCAAAT GCTTgcggaggaaaagaaaaatttagGCAACGATGAGTACAAATCGAAACACTACGAATCCGCTCTTCGGTTCTATTCCGAGGCCATCACGCTCAGCCCGCAAACGGCTGCTTACTATGGTAACCGTTCCGCCTGCTACATGATGCTGGGAGACTACCGATCCGCTCTGAATGATGTGAAGacggccatcaccatcgacgaCAAGTACGAGAAGGGATACATCAGGATGGCCAAGTGCTCGCTTGCGCTGG GGGATGTCATAGGCACGGACCAAGCGATCAGGAAGTTCCTCAACCTGGACCCTTCAAATACAGCGTTACGGGAAGAAATCAGCAACCTGAAGGTTCTGCGCGAACAGAATGAGAAAGCTACCGCCTGCTACGACAAAAAGGACTATAGGACCTGTCTGTATCACTGTGACAGCGCACTCAAGATAGCCCCCGGAAGCGTACCTTGCAAGCTGCTTAAGGCCGAATGTTTGGCGCTGCTGGAGCGTTTCGAAGAGGCGTGCGATAttgcgatcacgatcatgcaAGCGAACAGCACCAATGCCGATGCGATCTATGTGCGCGGATTGACGCTCTACTACAGCGACAATCTCGAGAAAGGCTTACTACATTTCGAGCGTGCTCTCATGATGGACCCGGATCACAAAAAGGCAAAGTTGATGCGCCAGAAGGCCAAGCagctgaaggagaagaaggaatcgGGTAACGAACTGTTCAAGACGGGCAAATACCGGGACGCGCTCACCGTTTACTCGGACGCACTGACACTGGACGCGCAGAATAAGGACATTAACAGTAAGCTGTACTACAATCGCGCACTTGTCAACATGAAGCTAGGGAACTTGCGCGAAGCGATTAACGATTGTTCCAGTGCGCTGGTGCTGAACGAAAAATATCTCAAGGCACTGATGCAACGGGCAAAGCTACACTACACAATGGAAAACTTTGAAGAATCGGTCAAGGACTACGAAGCGGCTGTCAAACTGAATCGTACGGCAGAGCTAAAGAACCTGCTGAAGGATGCCAAATTGCAACTGAAGAAGTCGAAGCGCAAGGACTACTACAAAATTCTCGGTGTACCGAAGATGGCATCTGAGGACGAAATCAAAAAAGCGTACCGAAAGCGAGCCCTGGTTCACCATCCCGACCGGCACGCGAACGCAACGGCCGAGGAAAAGCGAGAACAGGAGCGCAAGTTCAAGGAGCTGGGCGAAGCGTACACGGTGCTGTCAGATCCGGTGAAAAAATCACGCTACGACAGTGGTCACGATCTAGAAGATTTTGGACACAGTG CCGACATTGACCCGCATCACATCTACCGTCAGTTCATGCCGtccgatttcggtttcggcttcCCCGGTGGCAACTGTAGCAACGGTTCCAACTTTACTTTCCATTTCGGATAA
- the LOC125951542 gene encoding dnaJ homolog subfamily C member 7 isoform X2 — MDMDIINIAGLAEEKKNLGNDEYKSKHYESALRFYSEAITLSPQTAAYYGNRSACYMMLGDYRSALNDVKTAITIDDKYEKGYIRMAKCSLALGDVIGTDQAIRKFLNLDPSNTALREEISNLKVLREQNEKATACYDKKDYRTCLYHCDSALKIAPGSVPCKLLKAECLALLERFEEACDIAITIMQANSTNADAIYVRGLTLYYSDNLEKGLLHFERALMMDPDHKKAKLMRQKAKQLKEKKESGNELFKTGKYRDALTVYSDALTLDAQNKDINSKLYYNRALVNMKLGNLREAINDCSSALVLNEKYLKALMQRAKLHYTMENFEESVKDYEAAVKLNRTAELKNLLKDAKLQLKKSKRKDYYKILGVPKMASEDEIKKAYRKRALVHHPDRHANATAEEKREQERKFKELGEAYTVLSDPVKKSRYDSGHDLEDFGHSADIDPHHIYRQFMPSDFGFGFPGGNCSNGSNFTFHFG, encoded by the exons ATGGATATGGATATCATCAACATCGCGGG GCTTgcggaggaaaagaaaaatttagGCAACGATGAGTACAAATCGAAACACTACGAATCCGCTCTTCGGTTCTATTCCGAGGCCATCACGCTCAGCCCGCAAACGGCTGCTTACTATGGTAACCGTTCCGCCTGCTACATGATGCTGGGAGACTACCGATCCGCTCTGAATGATGTGAAGacggccatcaccatcgacgaCAAGTACGAGAAGGGATACATCAGGATGGCCAAGTGCTCGCTTGCGCTGG GGGATGTCATAGGCACGGACCAAGCGATCAGGAAGTTCCTCAACCTGGACCCTTCAAATACAGCGTTACGGGAAGAAATCAGCAACCTGAAGGTTCTGCGCGAACAGAATGAGAAAGCTACCGCCTGCTACGACAAAAAGGACTATAGGACCTGTCTGTATCACTGTGACAGCGCACTCAAGATAGCCCCCGGAAGCGTACCTTGCAAGCTGCTTAAGGCCGAATGTTTGGCGCTGCTGGAGCGTTTCGAAGAGGCGTGCGATAttgcgatcacgatcatgcaAGCGAACAGCACCAATGCCGATGCGATCTATGTGCGCGGATTGACGCTCTACTACAGCGACAATCTCGAGAAAGGCTTACTACATTTCGAGCGTGCTCTCATGATGGACCCGGATCACAAAAAGGCAAAGTTGATGCGCCAGAAGGCCAAGCagctgaaggagaagaaggaatcgGGTAACGAACTGTTCAAGACGGGCAAATACCGGGACGCGCTCACCGTTTACTCGGACGCACTGACACTGGACGCGCAGAATAAGGACATTAACAGTAAGCTGTACTACAATCGCGCACTTGTCAACATGAAGCTAGGGAACTTGCGCGAAGCGATTAACGATTGTTCCAGTGCGCTGGTGCTGAACGAAAAATATCTCAAGGCACTGATGCAACGGGCAAAGCTACACTACACAATGGAAAACTTTGAAGAATCGGTCAAGGACTACGAAGCGGCTGTCAAACTGAATCGTACGGCAGAGCTAAAGAACCTGCTGAAGGATGCCAAATTGCAACTGAAGAAGTCGAAGCGCAAGGACTACTACAAAATTCTCGGTGTACCGAAGATGGCATCTGAGGACGAAATCAAAAAAGCGTACCGAAAGCGAGCCCTGGTTCACCATCCCGACCGGCACGCGAACGCAACGGCCGAGGAAAAGCGAGAACAGGAGCGCAAGTTCAAGGAGCTGGGCGAAGCGTACACGGTGCTGTCAGATCCGGTGAAAAAATCACGCTACGACAGTGGTCACGATCTAGAAGATTTTGGACACAGTG CCGACATTGACCCGCATCACATCTACCGTCAGTTCATGCCGtccgatttcggtttcggcttcCCCGGTGGCAACTGTAGCAACGGTTCCAACTTTACTTTCCATTTCGGATAA
- the LOC125959599 gene encoding uncharacterized protein LOC125959599 — translation MAKLRSIFRKHLIPNLESKCRLCLSDKAIVHSIFQSDSTKEATDTLVEKIFECTAIMLSKDYDFPSPICEDCALKLDEFLLFRAKCLRSNEIYRFNRLHKQRFLFAGLSVRPSGDDRKSPTASPANDSECVDGEQSSLCTAPTVTEQPGDEDSEHVVRYRLPLATICEASGSSSSDSRTVIDTEQQQRNGTEKDVSGYHPEKVNEREEDLSQANTALPVVTEWNGESREHLLLAEGEDKSSDQPMRKSAPGTDDSECTSRLSPAPVVLLLDDTDTTNMSEEEGDGAETIPLSEMSPFRTDDDGDGVDDMAETPTGCLEGVRFPIETVEQLDQLERLVRTCDVARDRYIRLLRQLKTPNTSLSETYQQLFADRLLIHYNYDGISPKYNKRPLKTLILFTDCMVAAWCAHMDEARVKEAVIQAVRKSHNRYNQSNHRKVRKSQPQEKSGLVCCNKWYPFNLSSVTHVLPSRPESVQATNGYSRWIRSWRVDRRK, via the exons ATGGCAAAACTACGGAGCATTTTTAG GAAACATCTGATCCCGAACCTGGAGAGCAAGTGTCGGCTCTGCCTCTCGGATAAAGCCATCGTGCATTCGATCTTCCAGTCCGACAGCACCAAGGAAGCAACTGATACGCTTGTGGAGAAGATCTTTGAGTGTACCGCGATCATG CTCTCGAAGGACTACGACTTTCCGTCGCCCATCTGTGAGGACTGTGCGCTGAAGCTGGACGAGTTCCTACTGTTCCGAGCGAAATGTTTGCGAAGCAACGAAATCTATCGGTTCAATCGGCTACACAAACAGCGATTCCTATTCGCAGGCCTATCGGTGCGTCCTAGCGGGGATGACCGGAAGTCCCCAACGGCATCCCCAGCCAATGATTCGGAGTGTGTTGATGGGGAACAAAGCAGCTTGTGCACAGCACCGACGGTGACCGAGCAGCCAGGAGATGAGGATAGTGAACATGTGGTACGGTACCGTTTACCCCTCGCAACCATCTGCGAGGCTAGTGGATCCAGTAGCTCCGACAGTCGCACAGTCATCGataccgaacagcagcaacggaacggaacggaaaaggatGTTTCAGGATATCACCCAGAGAAGGTGAATGAAAGAGAAGAGGATTTATCGCAGGCAAATACTGCCCTGCCAGTGGtcacggaatggaatggagaaagCCGTGAGCACCTCCTGCTAGCGGAAGGCGAGGATAAATCGAGCGATCAACCGATGCGAAAGAGCGCTCCGGGGACGGATGATAGCGAGTGCACGAGTCGACTTTCGCCTGCACCGGTTGTACTGCTGCTCGACGACACGGACA CCACGAACATgagtgaagaagaaggcgatggTGCAGAGACAATACCACTGTCGGAGATGAGCCCATTCCGTACggatgacgacggtgatggcgttGATGATATGGCCGAAACACCAACAGGATGTTTGGAAGGAGTACGCTTCCCGATCGAAACGGTGGAGCAGCTGGATCAGCTGGAGCGTTTGGTGCGGACCTGCGATGTCGCTCGTGATCGTTAC ATACGCCTGCTTAGGCAGCTGAAAACACCGAATACCTCGCTCAGTGAAACATATCAGCAGTTGTTCGCGGATCGGTTGCTGATCCATTACAACTACGATGGCATCTCGCCAAAATACAACAAACGACCATTGAAAACACTCATCCTCTTCACCGACTGTATGGTTG CCGCCTGGTGTGCCCATATGGATGAGGCAAGAGTAAAGGAGGCTGTAATTCAGGCTGTGAGAAAATCCCATAACCGCTACAATCAATCCAACCATCGTAAGGTAAGAAAGTCACAGCCCCAGGAAAAATCTGGGCTCGTATGTTGTAACAAGTGGTACCCATTCAATCTTTCTTCTGTTACCCACGTGCTCCCTTCTCGACCGGAAAGCGTGCAAG CTACGAATGGTTATAGCCGATGGATACGGAGCTGGAGGGTGGATCGACGCAAGTGA